A region from the Chelmon rostratus isolate fCheRos1 chromosome 6, fCheRos1.pri, whole genome shotgun sequence genome encodes:
- the LOC121607554 gene encoding aryl hydrocarbon receptor nuclear translocator-like protein 1 gives MEGDDFNTEAVMNICDDLMADQRMDISSTMTDFMSPGSTDLISSSISTPGMDYTRKRKGSTTDYQIDGFSFDDMDPDKDKLGSDPQGRIKNAREAHSQIEKRRRDKMNSFIDELASLVPTCNAMSRKLDKLTVLRMAVQHMKTLRGAANPYTEANYKPSFLSDDELKHLILRAADGFLFVVGCDRGKILFVSESVYKILNYSQNDLIGQSLFDYLHPKDIAKVKEQLSSSDTAPRERLIDAKTGLPVKTDITPGPSRLCSGARRSFFCRMKCNRPSVKVEDKDFPSTCSKKKADRKSFCTIHSTGYLKSWPPTKMGLDEDNEPDNEGCNLSCLVAIGRLHPHIVPQPSLADIRVKPTEYVSRHAIDGKFVFVDQRATAILAYLPQELLGTSFYEYFHQDDIGHLAECHRQVLQMREKINTNCYKFKIKDGSFITLRSRWFSFMNPWTKEVEYIVSTNTVVSCPMMEGSDYPQSAASPQSMDSVLTSEGGGRRALQTVPGIPGGTRAGAGKIGRMIAEEVMEIQRIRGSSPSSCGSSPLNITSTPPPDTCSPGGKKIQNGGTPELPSTGIIPGPDSVGYPYSNQSIMSDNSHLSIDIMDDPGSSSPSNDEAAMAVIMSLLEADAGLGGPVDFSDLPWPL, from the exons ATGGAAGGAGATGATTTTAACACTGAGGCTGTGATGAACATCTGTG ATGACCTGATGGCAGACCAAAGGATGGACATCTCGTCTACAATGACTGACTTCATGTCCCCCGGCTCCACCGACCTCATCTCCAGTTCCATCAGCACACCTGGCATGGACTACACCCGCAAGAGGAAGGGCAGCACCACCGACTATCA aATTGATGGCTTCTCCTTTGA TGACATGGACCCAGACAAAGATAAACTGGGAAG tgACCCACAGGGCCGGATTAAGAATGCCAG GGAAGCTCACAGCCAGATAGAGAAGCGTCGCAGGGACAAGATGAACAGCTTCATCGACGAGCTCGCGTCGCTGGTGCCCACCTGCAACGCCATGTCGCGCAAGCTGGACAAGCTGACGGTGCTGCGCATGGCTGTCCAGCACATGAAGACACTCAGAG GTGCAGCCAACCCGTACACAGAGGCCAACTACAAgccctccttcctctcagaTGACGAACTGAAGCACTTGATACTAAGG GCTGCTGACGGCTTCCTGTTCGTGGTTGGGTGTGACCGTGGAAAGATCCTCTTTGTTTCTGAATCCGTGTACAAGATTCTCAACTACAGCCAG AACGATCTGATAGGTCAGAGCCTGTTTGACTACCTTCACCCCAAGGATATTGCCAAGGTCAAAGAGCAGCTCTCCTCTTCAGATACAGCTCCACGAGAGAGGCTCATTGACGCTAAAA CTGGCCTTCCGGTAAAGACAGACATCACCCCCGGCCCATCTAGACTCTGTTCTGGAGCCAGACGGTCGTTCTTCTGCAGGATGAAGTGCAACAGGCCCTCTGTTAAAGTAGAGGACAAAGACTTTCCCTCCACCTGCTCTAAGAAAAAAG CGGACCGCAAGAGCTTCTGCACCATCCACAGCACGGGCTACCTGAAGAGCTGGCCGCCCACCAAGATGGGTCTCGACGAGGACAACGAGCCCGACAACGAGGGCTGCAACCTGAGCTGCCTGGTGGCCATCGGCCGCCTGCACCCCCACATCGTCCCCCAGCCCAGCCTGGCAGACATCAGGGTGAAGCCCACAGAGTACGTCTCCCGGCACGCCATTGACGGCAAATTCGTCTTCGTTGACCAGAG agccacagccaTCCTCGCCTACCTGCCCCAGGAGCTGCTGGGAACCTCCTTCTATGAGTATTTCCACCAGGACGACATCGGCCACCTGGCAGAGTGCCACAGACAAG tgctgcagatgaGAGAGAAGATCAACACCAATTGTTACAAATTCAAGATCAAAGACGGCTCCTTCATCACGCTGAGGAGCCGATGGTTCAGCTTCATGAACCCCTGGACCAAGGAGGTGGAGTACATCGTCTCCACGAACACCGTCGTCTC GTGTCCTATGATGGAAGGATCAGACTACCCTCAATCTGCTGCCTCACCACAGAGCATGGACAGTGTTCTCACCTCAGAGG GTGGAGGAAGGCGAGCGCTGCAGACGGTGCCCGGCATCCCCGGTGGCACAAGAGCGGGAGCCGGCAAGATTGGACGCATGATTGCAGAGGAAGTGATGGAGATCCAGAG GATTCGAGgctcctccccctccagctGTGGCTCCAGCCCTCTGAACATCACCAGCACCCCTCCACCCGACACCTGCTCTCCAGGGGGCAAGAag ATTCAGAATGGAGGGACACCCGAGCTGCCGAGCACGGGGATCATTCCTGGACCTGATTCTGTAGGCTACCCCTACTCCAACCAGTCCATCATGA GTGACAACTCCCACCTGAGCATAGACATCATGGACGACCCCGGTTCCAGCAGCCCCAGCAACGACGAGGCGGCCATGGCGGTCATCATGTCCCTGCTGGAGGCGGACGCCGGCCTGGGCGGCCCCGTCGACTTCAGCGACTTGCCCTGGCCTTTGTGA